A single window of Salvia splendens isolate huo1 chromosome 8, SspV2, whole genome shotgun sequence DNA harbors:
- the LOC121743175 gene encoding probable serine/threonine protein kinase IRE yields the protein MSTPPSDSDNPPPSISKLKKIPPIPSRQKTFGDGDEGFDFGAVDDPDAVDSNLIGPSMLGLNQIRTRSAPLPLDQVIALGAPQNFEDLEGPGNDVDDPRPKLSGDAQQSAATSMERGKRVHWSHSKSLKVLSPRRSGLEGYHAAFAKEMQSPRFQAILRLTSGRKKRAPDIKSFSHELDSKGVRPLPFWKSRTLGRMEEIMVMIRVKFDKLKVEVDADLGIFAGDLVGVLEKTSRSHPDCKCFEDLLVIASQCSKMSPDEFWIKCEGIVQILDDRRQELPTGSLKQVHTRLLFILSRCTRLVHFQKEIGYDDDYVTTHQLSDLGVYPERLRASSTGIKGSLEKQCYKVIGQKQPDLNSATEEVSTAKSVVSSPGSFRMASWKKLPSIAEMNRRGRGESPSKDNPKELQPIKETNDLKNTETAVVPQVEQAAETLKSQGVGWGVWDHHQMAYEDSLICRICEVEIPTVHVEQHSRICTIADRCDLKGLTANERLERVSETLEKVLESWSPKGFGSPEIMRESASCSQEDLDGLSPKVNRVSCHCPDDMMDYLNVVESSFTVDDLNISPNMSCDARPLTPDQSKKALSAGSLTPRSPLVTPRMTQIEVLLSGRRTISELESYQQIRKLLDLARSVVNVNKTDYSTLEFMLDKLDDLKYVIHDRKVDALVVETFGRRIEKLIQEKYVSLCGQIDDEKAFLQNTMADEDSSTEEETSRSLRASPINPCTKDRTSIEDFEIIKPISRGAFGRVFLARKRATGDLFAIKVLKKADMIRKNAVESILAERDILISVRNPFVVRFFYSFTCRENLYLVMEYLNGGDLFSLLRNLGCLEEDIARVYIAEVVLALEYLHSLNVIHRDLKPDNLLIGPDGHIKLTDFGLSKVGLINSTEDLSGPSAFLGDDKPKNAAHSSQKREQRKKHSVVGTPDYLAPEILLGMGHGATADWWSVGVILFELLVGLPPFNAEHPQQIFNNIINRDITWPKVPEELSFEAYDLLNKLLIENPVQRLGSTGAAEVKRHSFFKDINWGTLARQKAAFIPSADLHDTSYFMSRYIWNLEEENAANGGSDCDDMTDTGSGSCSSSSYLQDEDGDECGNLADFGAPALEMKYSFSNFSFKNLSQLASINYDLVTKNKESG from the exons ATGTCGACGCCCCCCAGCGACTCCGACAATCCCCCGCCGTCCATTTCCAAGCTGAAGAAGATCCCTCCGATCCCCTCCAGGCAGAAAACCTTTGGCGATGGAGACGAGGGTTTTGATTTTGGGGCCGTTGACGACCCGGACGCCGTCGATTCCAACCTCATTGGCCCCTCCATGCTAGGCCTCAATCAGATCAGGACACGCTCCGCGCCTCTGCCTCTCGATCAGGTTATTGCCCTCGGCGCGCCTCAGAATTTCGAGGATTTGGAGGGCCCAGGGAATGATGTTGACGACCCCAGGCCAAAACTATCCGGTGACGCTCAACAATCGGCCGCCACTTCTATGGAGCGAG GCAAAAGGGTTCATTGGAGTCATTCAAAATCACTAAAAGTCCTATCCCCTAGAAGATCTGGGCTAGAG GGTTATCATGCAGCTTTTGCCAAGGAGATGCAGTCTCCACGCTTCCAGGCGATTCTGCGCTTAACTAGCGGCCGTAAGAAAAGAGCACCAGACATTAAGAGCTTCTCACATGAGCTTGACTCCAAAGGTGTCCGACCACTTCCATTTTGGAAATCTCGCACCCTCGGTCGCATGGAA GAAATCATGGTAATGATACGAGTAAAATTTGACAAATTGAAAGTTGAAGTTGATGCTGACTTGGGCATTTTTGCTGGAGATTTGGTTGGTGTACTTGAGAAGACTTCACGATCTCATCCGGATTGCAAATGTTTCGAAGATTTGCTTGTTATAGCCAGCCAATGTTCAAAGATGTCTCCTGATGAGTTTTGGATAAAGTGCGAGGGCATTGTACAGATTTTGGATGATCGGCGTCAAGAGTTACCTACAGGTTCACTGAAGCAAGTGCATACACGCCTCTTATTTATCCTTTCTCGTTGCACTCGGCTTGTTCATTTCCAAAAAGAAATTGGTTATGATGACGATTATGTAACTACACACCAGCTCAGTGACCTTGGTGTATACCCCGAGCGCCTTCGTGCGTCATCAACGGGTATCAAAGGAAGTCTAGAGAAGCAATGTTATAAGGTGATAGGACAGAAACAACCCGATCTAAACAGTGCAACCGAAGAAGTTAGCACTGCAAAGAGTGTTGTTTCATCTCCAGGAAGCTTTAGGATGGCATCCTGGAAAAAGCTTCCATCTATTGCTGAAATGAATAGGAGAGGACGCGGTGAGTCTCCTAGCAAGGATAACCCAAAAGAATTGCAACCTATAAAGGAAACAAACGATCTTAAAAATACAGAAACGGCAGTAGTCCCTCAGGTAGAACAAGCTGCAGAAACCTTGAAATCACAAGGAGTGGGTTGGGGAGTTTGGGACCATCACCAGATGGCATATGAGGATTCTCTGATCTGTCGAATATGTGAAGTTGAAATACCTACTGTCCATGTTGAGCAGCACTCAAGAATTTGCACTATTGCTGATAGATGTGACTTAAAGGGTTTAACAGCAAATGAACGTCTTGAAAGAGTTTCTGAAACTCTTGAAAAAGTTCTCGAGTCGTGGAGTCCAAAAGGATTTGGAAGTCCTGAAATTATGAGAGAGTCTGCATCATGTTCACAAGAAGACTTGGATGGTTTGTCACCAAAAGTGAACAGAGTGTCTTGCCACTGTCCTGATGACATGATGGATTACCTTAATGTGGTAGAAAGCTCTTTTACTGTGGATGATCTTAACATTTCACCAAACATGTCATGTGATGCACGACCACTAACACCAGATCAAAGCAAGAAAGCATTATCCGCTGGGAGCTTAACCCCTCGTTCTCCTTTAGTAACTCCCAGAATGACTCAGATTGAGGTTCTTCTCAGTGGGCGTAGAACAATATCTGAACTAGAGAGTTATCAGCAG ATACGTAAGCTGCTGGATCTTGCTAGATCTGTAGTAAATGTTAACAAGACTGACTACAGTACGCTGGAGTTCATGCTTGACAAATTGGATGACCTCAAATATGTCATTCATGATAGGAAAGTGGATGCACTTGTTGTTGAGACATTTGGGAGGCGCATTGAGAAACTAATACA GGAGAAATATGTATCCCTCTGTGGGCAGATTGATGATGAAAAGGCATTCCTACAAAATACTATGGCAGATGAGGATAGCTCAACAGAAGAAGAGACATCACGTAGTTTACGTGCAAGCCCAATTAATCCATGCACCAAGGATCGAACATCCATTGAggattttgaaataattaaaccTATAAGCAGGGGTGCTTTTGGAAGAGTTTTTCTGGCAAGAAAAAGGGCAACTGGTGACTTATTTGCAATAAAG GTTTTGAAGAAGGCTGACATGATCCGCAAAAATGCAGTGGAAAGTATCTTAGCTGAAAGGGATATTTTAATATCCGTTCGCAATCCTTTTGTG GTCCGATTTTTCTATTCTTTCACATGTAGGGAAAATCTTTATCTTGTGATGGAGTACTTAAATGGAGGAGATCTTTTCTCATTGCTAAGAAATCTAGGTTGCTTGGAGGAAGATATTGCACGAGTATATATTGCAGAAGTA GTGCTTGCTTTGGAGTATCTGCACTCCTTAAATGTTATTCATAGAGATTTGAAGCCAGATAACCTCTTGATAGGTCCCGATGGTCACATCAAG TTGACAGATTTTGGGTTATCTAAAGTTGGTCTCATTAATAGCACTGAGGACTTATCTGGACCTTCTGCTTTTCTTGGAGATGATAAACCCAAAAATGCAGCACACTCATCACAGAAAAGAGAACAGAGGAAAAAACATTCAGTTGTTGGCACTCCTGACTATTTGGCACCAGAGATACTTCTGGGCATGGGACATG GTGCAACAGCTGATTGGTGGTCTGTGGGAGTCATCCTCTTTGAGCTCCTAGTAGGTCTTCCACCTTTTAATGCAGAACATCCACAG caaattttcaacaatatCATTAATAGGGACATCACGTGGCCTAAGGTACCAGAAGAGTTGAGTTTTGAAGCTTATGATCTTCTTAACAA ATTGTTGATAGAAAACCCAGTTCAGAGACTAGGTTCAACTGGAGCTGCAGAG GTTAAGAGGCATTCCTTTTTTAAAGATATTAATTGGGGCACTCTTGCAAGGCAGAAG GCTGCATTTATACCTTCGGCTGATTTACACGACACAAGTTATTTTATGAGTcgttatatatggaatctggaagAGGAAAATGCGGCTAATGGAGGTAGTGATTGTGATGACATGACAGATACGGGCAGTGGATCCTGCAGCAGCAGCTCATATCTACAGGATGAAGAT GGAGATGAATGTGGAAATTTAGCTGATTTTGGTGCTCCGGCTCTTGAAATGAAGTACTCTTTCAGCAATTTTTCGTTTAAG AACTTGTCGCAGCTAGCCTCGATTAACTATGATTTGGTAACAAAGAACAAAGAGTCAGGCTGA